Proteins encoded within one genomic window of Variovorax sp. OAS795:
- a CDS encoding Zn-dependent hydrolase: MNAPTPLRIDGERLWNSLMDLAKLGATEKGGVCRIALTELDRQGRDLFTRWAREAGCEVRVDRIGNIFARRAGRDNALPPVVTGSHIDTQPTGGKFDGNYGVLAGLEVIRSLNDAKIVTEAPLEIAVWTNEEGSRFVPVMMGSGVFVDAFTLEHALAQRDNDGVSVAEALASIGYAGAAPASAAASPVGAYFEAHIEQGPVLEANERVIGVVEGALGQRWYDVVLLGMEAHAGPTPMELRKDALLAASELVIEVNRIALAHAPHARGTVGWIENYPNSRNVIPGRVKLSVDLRAADDVVLSAMDAELKEAVQRIAARGKVQATVEQVVYFPPQPFTPALVAAVRGAAEAQGLSWMNVISGAGHDAVYLARVCPTAMIFVPCLDGISHNEIEDAQPDHLEAGCNVLLQAMLQSAGVALQ, from the coding sequence ATGAACGCACCAACCCCACTCCGCATCGATGGCGAGCGCCTCTGGAACTCGCTGATGGACCTGGCGAAGCTCGGCGCCACCGAGAAAGGCGGCGTCTGCCGCATTGCACTGACCGAACTCGACCGGCAGGGCCGCGACCTCTTCACCCGCTGGGCGCGCGAAGCCGGCTGCGAGGTGCGCGTCGACCGGATCGGCAACATCTTCGCGCGCCGTGCCGGCCGCGACAACGCGCTGCCGCCGGTGGTCACGGGCAGCCATATCGACACCCAGCCCACGGGCGGCAAGTTCGACGGCAACTACGGCGTGCTGGCCGGCCTCGAGGTGATCCGCAGCCTGAACGACGCGAAGATCGTCACCGAGGCCCCGCTGGAAATCGCCGTGTGGACCAACGAGGAGGGCTCGCGTTTCGTGCCCGTGATGATGGGCTCGGGCGTGTTCGTCGATGCCTTCACGCTCGAGCATGCGCTGGCGCAGCGCGACAACGACGGCGTCAGCGTGGCCGAGGCGCTCGCTTCCATCGGCTACGCGGGCGCCGCGCCGGCCTCGGCCGCGGCATCGCCGGTGGGCGCTTATTTCGAGGCGCACATCGAGCAGGGCCCGGTGCTCGAGGCGAACGAACGGGTCATCGGCGTGGTCGAGGGCGCGCTCGGCCAGCGCTGGTACGACGTGGTGCTGCTGGGCATGGAAGCCCACGCCGGCCCCACGCCGATGGAACTGCGCAAGGACGCGCTGCTCGCGGCTTCCGAGCTCGTGATCGAGGTCAATCGCATCGCACTGGCGCACGCACCGCATGCGCGCGGCACGGTCGGCTGGATCGAGAACTATCCCAATTCGCGCAACGTGATTCCCGGCCGCGTGAAGCTCAGCGTCGACCTTCGCGCGGCGGACGACGTGGTGCTGTCGGCCATGGACGCCGAGCTGAAGGAGGCGGTGCAGCGCATCGCCGCCAGGGGCAAGGTCCAGGCCACGGTGGAGCAGGTGGTCTACTTTCCGCCGCAGCCCTTCACGCCCGCGCTGGTGGCCGCCGTTCGCGGCGCCGCCGAGGCGCAGGGCCTGAGCTGGATGAACGTGATCAGCGGCGCCGGCCACGATGCGGTCTACCTTGCGCGCGTATGCCCGACGGCGATGATCTTCGTGCCCTGCCTCGACGGCATCAGCCACAACGAGATCGAGGATGCGCAGCCCGACCACCTCGAGGCCGGGTGCAATGTGCTGCTGCAGGCGATGCTGCAAAGCGCGGGAGTGGCATTGCAATGA
- a CDS encoding ABC transporter ATP-binding protein, with translation MSAANILEVEGLHAHYGKSHVLQGMSMRVGEAELVTLLGRNGAGKSTTLKSIAGAVTPTGGRVRFQGADIAGMPPHRIAARGVCLVPEHRGVFKLLTVEENLLLGQRRDSPWQLDDIYRIFPRLKERRRNGGGQLSGGEQQMLAIGRALMNHPRLLILDEPVEGLAPVIVEEIVAQLKLIKAAGVAILLVEQNLEVCVQLADRHYIVEQGVVVHEAGNAAFMADHEVKDRYLGVGLA, from the coding sequence ATGAGCGCCGCGAACATCCTTGAAGTCGAAGGCCTGCACGCCCACTACGGCAAGAGCCACGTGCTGCAGGGCATGTCGATGCGCGTGGGCGAGGCCGAACTCGTCACGCTGCTCGGCCGCAACGGCGCGGGCAAGTCGACCACGCTCAAGAGCATTGCCGGCGCGGTCACGCCCACCGGCGGCCGCGTGCGATTCCAGGGCGCCGACATCGCGGGCATGCCGCCACACCGCATTGCCGCGCGCGGCGTGTGCCTGGTGCCCGAGCACCGCGGCGTGTTCAAGCTGCTGACGGTGGAAGAGAACCTGTTGCTCGGCCAGCGGCGCGATTCGCCCTGGCAGCTCGACGACATCTACCGCATCTTCCCGCGCCTGAAGGAGCGGCGCCGCAACGGCGGTGGCCAGCTCTCGGGCGGCGAGCAGCAGATGCTGGCCATCGGCCGCGCGCTGATGAACCATCCGCGCCTCCTGATCCTCGACGAACCCGTGGAAGGTCTCGCACCCGTGATCGTGGAAGAGATCGTCGCCCAGCTCAAGCTCATCAAGGCGGCCGGCGTGGCGATCCTGCTGGTCGAGCAGAACCTGGAAGTCTGCGTGCAGCTGGCCGACCGCCACTACATCGTGGAGCAGGGCGTGGTCGTGCACGAGGCCGGCAATGCGGCCTTCATGGCCGACCACGAGGTGAAGGACCGCTACCTGGGAGTGGGCCTCGCCTGA
- a CDS encoding branched-chain amino acid ABC transporter permease gives MPRKITFLLALAVALGLPLVLRSGSLASEVLIYALAALGCNLLLGYTGLLSFGQGIFFGLGSYTIAILLTRWQLPLPLALLAAVAMGALGAALVGWVAIRQRGTYFVMLTLAFAQMFYFVAYTASGLTGGDNGLLDVPRPAFMDSPWKYYAFVAVMFLIAFGLLLRVTDSVFGRTLLAIRDNEDRAAAVGYDLKRFKLLAFVISGAVTGLAGGLHAMMTGIAPLSNAEYHTSEMILVITVIGGTGNLFASVLGSAFYVLLADWLSTLWPRWLLLLGLLLIGVSIGMQRGLWGLGESAWRRWFRKAPPPAAAVPAVQGDKA, from the coding sequence ATGCCAAGAAAAATCACTTTCCTTCTGGCGCTTGCCGTTGCGCTGGGTCTGCCGCTCGTGCTGCGCTCGGGCTCGCTCGCGAGCGAGGTGCTGATCTATGCGCTTGCCGCGCTGGGCTGCAACCTGCTGCTGGGCTACACGGGCCTGCTCTCGTTCGGACAGGGCATCTTCTTCGGGCTGGGCAGCTACACCATCGCGATCCTGCTCACGCGCTGGCAGCTGCCGCTGCCGCTCGCACTGCTCGCGGCGGTTGCCATGGGTGCTCTGGGCGCGGCGCTGGTCGGCTGGGTCGCCATCCGCCAGCGCGGCACCTACTTCGTGATGCTCACGCTGGCCTTCGCGCAGATGTTCTACTTCGTGGCGTACACCGCTTCGGGGCTCACGGGCGGGGACAACGGGCTGCTCGACGTGCCGCGCCCCGCCTTCATGGACTCGCCGTGGAAGTACTACGCCTTCGTGGCCGTGATGTTCCTCATCGCCTTCGGCCTCTTGCTGCGCGTGACCGATTCGGTGTTCGGCCGCACGCTGCTCGCCATCCGCGACAACGAGGACCGTGCCGCCGCCGTCGGCTACGACCTCAAGCGCTTCAAGCTGCTGGCCTTCGTGATCTCGGGCGCCGTCACCGGCCTCGCGGGCGGCCTGCACGCGATGATGACCGGCATCGCGCCGCTGTCGAACGCCGAATACCACACGAGCGAAATGATCCTGGTCATCACCGTGATCGGCGGCACCGGGAACCTGTTCGCCTCGGTGCTGGGATCGGCCTTCTACGTGCTGCTGGCCGACTGGCTGTCCACGCTGTGGCCGCGTTGGCTCTTGCTGCTGGGGCTGTTGCTGATCGGCGTGAGCATCGGCATGCAGCGCGGGCTCTGGGGCCTGGGCGAGAGCGCATGGCGCCGGTGGTTCCGCAAGGCGCCACCACCGGCTGCGGCCGTGCCTGCGGTGCAAGGAGACAAGGCATGA
- a CDS encoding ABC transporter substrate-binding protein, with protein sequence MQRRHLLQLAALSAASASLLGSRAAFAQPADAIRFGCPVPMSGAFAANGKFADLGMKLAIEQYGSVLKRPLAYTVLDTEGKPATAVRKVQEASQQQGAKFFAGGILSSEALAMGKEAEKAGGIFITTAGADEITGKDCNPATFRWSVPTFGAIEQTVRPLIASMPKAKRWYTITPQYVFGEGLLGAAKNIFQEKGIEHVGNSYHSLNEKEFSGYLTNAMAAKPDVLLLLNFGAQSSAALRQAVSFGMHKNMTILMAWASGLEQFDELGADLCDGVYFGAQYWHTADTTLNKDLLKLTADKLKIVPNYSLAGSYVCTKILIDGIVKAGTVDQKAVIAALEGMKYDGLTGSEEIRKADHQVIKDYYLLKGKAKSKMKNAADYVDVVSAGKSFLPIDKTGCKLA encoded by the coding sequence ATGCAACGCAGACACCTTCTTCAGCTCGCCGCCCTGTCGGCCGCTTCCGCCTCGCTCCTGGGCAGCCGCGCCGCCTTCGCCCAGCCGGCCGATGCGATCCGCTTCGGTTGCCCGGTCCCGATGTCGGGCGCCTTTGCGGCCAACGGCAAGTTCGCCGACCTAGGCATGAAACTGGCCATCGAGCAATACGGCAGCGTGCTGAAGCGCCCGCTGGCCTACACAGTGCTCGACACCGAAGGCAAGCCGGCCACGGCCGTGCGCAAGGTGCAGGAGGCCTCGCAGCAGCAGGGCGCCAAGTTCTTCGCGGGCGGCATCCTGTCGTCCGAGGCGTTGGCCATGGGCAAGGAGGCCGAGAAGGCCGGCGGCATCTTCATCACCACGGCGGGCGCCGACGAGATCACGGGCAAGGACTGCAACCCTGCCACCTTCCGCTGGTCGGTGCCCACTTTCGGCGCCATCGAGCAGACCGTCCGCCCGCTGATCGCCTCCATGCCCAAGGCCAAGCGCTGGTACACCATCACGCCGCAGTACGTGTTCGGAGAAGGCCTCCTGGGCGCGGCCAAGAACATCTTCCAGGAGAAGGGCATCGAGCACGTGGGCAACAGCTACCACTCGCTCAACGAGAAGGAGTTCAGCGGCTACCTCACCAACGCGATGGCTGCCAAGCCCGACGTGCTGCTGCTCCTGAACTTCGGCGCACAGTCGTCCGCCGCGCTGCGCCAGGCGGTGAGCTTCGGCATGCACAAGAACATGACCATCCTCATGGCCTGGGCCTCGGGCCTGGAGCAGTTCGACGAGCTCGGCGCCGACCTGTGCGATGGCGTCTACTTCGGTGCGCAGTACTGGCACACGGCCGACACCACGCTCAACAAGGACCTGTTGAAGCTCACGGCCGACAAGCTGAAGATCGTGCCCAACTACAGCCTCGCGGGTTCGTATGTCTGCACCAAGATCCTCATCGACGGTATCGTCAAGGCGGGCACCGTCGACCAGAAGGCCGTGATCGCGGCACTCGAAGGCATGAAGTACGACGGCCTCACGGGCAGCGAGGAAATCCGCAAGGCCGACCACCAGGTCATCAAGGACTACTACCTGCTCAAGGGCAAGGCCAAGTCGAAGATGAAGAACGCGGCCGACTATGTGGACGTGGTGAGCGCGGGCAAGTCCTTCCTTCCCATCGACAAGACCGGCTGCAAGCTGGCCTGA
- a CDS encoding branched-chain amino acid ABC transporter permease: protein MTVYLLQTINGIGIGMLYFLLAVGLSIVFGLLRFVNFAHGAFYLLGAYLCFQAMQWGLDFWAALVLVPLFVGALGWLAEKLLLRRVYAKAHEFHILVTVGLALAVQEIVIVFWGPLGNSVPTPDLLQGVVMWGSFIYPKYRLFVIGFTAVLAVLLWWVLEGTRLGSAVRAGSESTEMVSLLGINVFRVFSLVFALGAGTAALAGVLAAPIRGAEPFMGVEALSVAFVVVVIGGLGSFGGALVGGLLIGIVQSLMSTIWPPGASLMIYVAMGAVLLLRPHGLLGRTT from the coding sequence ATGACCGTCTACCTGCTCCAGACCATCAACGGAATCGGCATCGGCATGCTGTATTTCCTGCTGGCCGTTGGCTTGTCCATCGTGTTCGGCCTGCTGCGCTTCGTGAATTTCGCGCACGGGGCTTTCTACCTGCTGGGCGCGTACCTGTGCTTCCAGGCCATGCAGTGGGGTCTCGACTTCTGGGCCGCGCTGGTGCTGGTGCCGCTGTTCGTGGGCGCGCTGGGCTGGCTCGCGGAAAAGCTGCTGCTGCGCCGCGTGTACGCCAAGGCGCACGAGTTTCACATCCTCGTGACCGTGGGGCTCGCGCTGGCGGTGCAGGAGATCGTCATCGTGTTCTGGGGGCCGCTGGGCAACAGCGTGCCGACCCCCGACCTGCTCCAGGGTGTGGTGATGTGGGGCAGCTTCATCTATCCCAAGTACCGGCTCTTCGTGATCGGCTTCACGGCCGTGCTCGCGGTGCTCCTGTGGTGGGTGCTCGAAGGCACGCGCCTGGGCAGCGCGGTGCGCGCGGGCAGCGAATCGACCGAGATGGTGTCGCTGCTCGGCATCAACGTGTTCCGTGTGTTCAGCCTGGTGTTCGCATTGGGCGCGGGCACCGCGGCACTGGCCGGCGTGCTCGCTGCGCCGATCCGCGGGGCCGAGCCTTTCATGGGCGTGGAGGCGCTCAGCGTCGCCTTCGTGGTGGTGGTGATCGGCGGGCTCGGGAGCTTCGGCGGGGCGCTCGTCGGCGGACTCCTGATCGGCATCGTGCAAAGCCTCATGAGCACCATCTGGCCGCCGGGCGCGAGCCTGATGATCTACGTCGCCATGGGTGCCGTGCTGCTGTTGCGTCCGCATGGCCTGCTCGGCCGGACCACCTGA
- a CDS encoding ABC transporter ATP-binding protein — protein sequence MSEPVLIEAIGVTKHYGKFAALGGVDLKIRRNTVHSVIGPNGAGKTTLFHMLTGTGSTTGGRILFDGHDVTHEPDHKRVQRGMARSFQVTSLFASLSVRENLRVAAQGIAPRQAMNCWRAPVGERACAETVAEVLARVGLERLADVPASELSHGQQRRLEVGMALAAKPKAIFLDEPTSGMGIDDLDDMKRLIRGLRDAHTVVLIEHNMNIVMDISDTVTVMQLGRVLAEGLPGDIRADARVRTAYLGNMITGGKA from the coding sequence ATGAGCGAACCCGTACTCATCGAAGCCATCGGCGTCACCAAGCACTACGGCAAGTTCGCCGCGCTCGGCGGGGTCGACCTGAAGATCAGGCGCAACACCGTGCACTCGGTGATCGGCCCGAACGGTGCCGGCAAGACCACGCTCTTTCACATGCTCACGGGCACCGGCAGCACCACCGGCGGCCGCATCCTGTTCGACGGCCACGACGTGACGCACGAGCCGGATCACAAGCGCGTGCAGCGCGGCATGGCGCGTTCGTTCCAGGTCACGAGCCTGTTCGCCAGCCTTTCGGTGCGCGAGAACCTGCGCGTGGCGGCGCAGGGCATCGCGCCGCGCCAGGCCATGAACTGCTGGCGCGCGCCGGTCGGCGAACGCGCCTGCGCCGAGACGGTGGCCGAGGTGCTGGCGCGCGTCGGCCTGGAGCGCCTGGCCGACGTGCCCGCCAGCGAGCTCTCGCACGGCCAGCAACGCCGCCTCGAAGTGGGCATGGCACTGGCCGCGAAGCCCAAAGCCATCTTCCTTGACGAGCCGACCTCGGGGATGGGCATCGACGACCTGGACGACATGAAGCGCCTGATCCGCGGCCTGCGCGATGCGCACACCGTGGTGCTGATCGAGCACAACATGAACATCGTGATGGACATTTCCGACACGGTGACCGTCATGCAACTGGGCCGTGTGCTGGCCGAGGGGCTGCCAGGCGACATCCGGGCCGATGCGCGCGTGCGCACGGCCTATCTCGGCAACATGATTACCGGGGGAAAAGCATGA
- a CDS encoding M81 family metallopeptidase codes for MKVLIARLNHETNTFSPVPTPLSAFGPDGPTFGEQAYRDNKGMRTAMSAFIDLAEQAGATLVTPVSASANPSGPVDAQAYATLTQCIVDAVPGCDAILLDLHGAMVAQNSADGEGDLLRRLRAAAPGVPIGVALDLHANVTPAMVGNADVIVGFKTYPHIDMYETGEHAGRLLFDLLAGRSQPAMRWHPLPLMAHTLRSASFTGAMQRAIEAAREAERSESLAVSIFAGFSLSDIEAPCMSVVVVDAEAPERAQATADRIAAQMWAEREAFIYRSEPLAESIARAKGIAADATRPVLLLDHGDNCMSGGSCDTMDVLQEALAQGLEGIGVGPLCDPAAVGELIAAGEGATVRLALGNKVSLEGIGLSKKPVMLTGTVRTIGNGEYVITGPTYTGQRASMGRTVLFDIGPARIVVTERTQEPWDIGVFECAGLDPRKERFLLLKSRMYCRPVFEPLSAALVECDSPGVTSSDYSLFPFSKVRRPVFPLDAI; via the coding sequence ATGAAGGTGCTGATCGCCCGGCTCAACCATGAGACCAACACCTTCTCGCCGGTGCCCACGCCGCTCTCTGCGTTCGGGCCCGATGGACCCACGTTCGGCGAGCAGGCCTACAGGGACAACAAGGGCATGCGCACTGCGATGTCGGCCTTCATCGACCTGGCCGAGCAGGCCGGTGCCACGCTGGTCACGCCGGTGTCGGCCTCGGCCAACCCGAGCGGGCCGGTGGACGCGCAGGCCTACGCCACGCTCACCCAGTGCATCGTCGATGCGGTGCCCGGTTGCGATGCGATCCTGCTCGACCTGCACGGCGCCATGGTGGCGCAGAACAGTGCCGATGGCGAAGGCGACCTGCTGCGGCGGCTGCGCGCCGCGGCGCCCGGCGTGCCCATTGGCGTGGCGCTCGACCTGCATGCCAACGTCACGCCCGCGATGGTCGGCAACGCGGACGTGATCGTCGGCTTCAAGACCTATCCGCACATCGACATGTACGAAACCGGCGAGCATGCCGGCCGGCTGTTGTTCGACCTGCTCGCGGGCCGCAGCCAGCCGGCCATGCGCTGGCATCCGCTGCCGTTGATGGCGCACACGCTGCGCAGCGCGTCGTTCACCGGCGCCATGCAGCGGGCCATCGAGGCTGCGCGCGAGGCAGAACGGTCGGAATCGCTGGCGGTGTCGATCTTTGCGGGCTTCTCGCTGTCGGACATCGAGGCGCCCTGCATGAGCGTGGTGGTGGTCGATGCAGAAGCGCCCGAGCGCGCGCAGGCCACGGCCGACCGCATCGCGGCGCAGATGTGGGCCGAGCGCGAGGCGTTCATCTACCGCAGCGAGCCGTTGGCCGAGTCGATCGCACGTGCGAAGGGCATCGCCGCGGATGCGACGCGGCCGGTGCTGCTGCTCGACCATGGCGACAACTGCATGTCGGGCGGCAGCTGCGACACCATGGACGTGTTGCAGGAGGCCTTGGCGCAGGGGCTGGAGGGGATCGGTGTGGGCCCGCTGTGCGACCCCGCGGCGGTGGGCGAGCTCATCGCGGCGGGCGAGGGCGCCACGGTGAGGTTGGCGCTGGGCAACAAGGTGTCGCTCGAAGGCATCGGGCTTTCCAAGAAGCCGGTCATGTTGACCGGCACGGTGCGCACCATCGGCAATGGCGAGTACGTGATCACGGGCCCCACCTACACCGGCCAGCGCGCCAGCATGGGCCGCACGGTGCTGTTCGACATCGGCCCGGCGCGGATCGTGGTGACCGAGCGCACGCAGGAGCCGTGGGACATCGGCGTGTTCGAATGCGCGGGGCTCGATCCACGCAAGGAGCGCTTCCTGCTGCTCAAGTCGCGCATGTACTGCCGGCCGGTGTTCGAGCCGCTCTCGGCCGCGCTGGTGGAGTGCGACAGCCCCGGCGTCACCAGCTCGGACTACAGCCTGTTCCCGTTTTCCAAGGTGCGAAGGCCGGTGTTCCCGCTCGACGCGATCTGA